The Oncorhynchus clarkii lewisi isolate Uvic-CL-2024 unplaced genomic scaffold, UVic_Ocla_1.0 unplaced_contig_323_pilon_pilon, whole genome shotgun sequence genome includes a window with the following:
- the LOC139397176 gene encoding hemicentin-2-like codes for MPIITGPAFGETGHSVTFNCYASSQPLSQFSWFFNGSQVATGSVYEMGPLTLASHGEYTCVAFNNITCRNSTVSKMLTVVAPVTVTMVKVIGAQPILNERFSLTCETAGTVYSIQWMRNGWPLYASNRTDFSMNNNTLTFNSLQHSDNGDYQCSASNPFSNMTSPEYRLIVNYGPELPIITGPALGETGHSVTFNCSASSQPPSQFSWFFNGSQVATGSVYETGPLTLACHGEYTCVAFNNITCRNSTVSKMLTIVATVTMTIVKVIGAQPILNERFSLTCETAGTVYSIQWMRNGWPLYADNRTDFSMNNNTLTFNSVQHSDNGDYQCSASNPFSNMTSPEYRLIVNYGPEMPIITGPAFGETGHSVTFNCSASSQPLSQFSWFFNGSQVATGSVYETGPLTLASHGEYTCVAFNNITCRNSTVSKMLTVVATVTVTMVKVIGAQPILNERFSLTCGTAGTVYSIQWMKNGWPLYADNRTDFSMNNNTLTFNSLQHSDNGDYQCSASNPLSNMTSPEYRLIVNYGPEMPIITGPALGETGHSVTFNCSASSQPPSQFSWFFNGSQVATGSVYEMGPLTLASHGEYTCVAFNNITCRNSTVSKMLTVVATVTVTIVKVVGAQPILNERFFLTCGTAGTVYSIQWMKNGWPLYADNRTDFSMNNNTLTFNSVQHSDNGDYQCSAYNPFSNMTSQEYRLIINNGPELPIITGPALGETGHSVTFNCSASSQPPSQFSWFFNGSQVATGSVYETGPLTLACHGEYTCVAFNNITCRNSTVSKMLTIVATVTMTMVKVIGAQPILNERFSLTCGTAGTVYSIQWMRNGWPLYADNRTDFSMNNNTLTFNSLQHSDNGDYQCSASNPLSNMTSLYYKLIVNYGPEMPIITGPEFGETGHSVTFNCSASSQPLSQFSWFFNGSQVATGSVYETGPLTLASHGEYTCVAFNNITCRNSTVSKMLTVVATVTVTIVKVVGAQPILNERFFLTCGTAGTIYSIQWMKNGWPLYADNRTDFSMNNNTLTFNSLQHSDNGDYQCSASNPLSNMTSPEYRLIVNYGPEMPIITGPALGETGHSVTFNCSASSQPPSQFSWFFNESQVATGSVYEMGPLTLASHGEYTCVAFNNITCRNSTVSKMLTVVATVTMTMVKVVGAQPILNERFFLTCGTAGTVYSIQWMRNGWPLYADNRTDFSMNNNTLTFNSLKHSDNGDYQCSASNPLSNMTSTEYRLIVNCE; via the exons ATGCCTATAATAACAGGACCAGCATTTGGAGAAACAGGACACAGCGTGACCTTCAACTGCTAtgcctcctctcagcctctcagccagttcagctggttcttcaatggATCCCAGGTGGCGACCGGCTCAGTGTATGAGATGGGCCCACTGACCTTAGCCAGTCATGGGGAATACACCTGTGTGGCCTTCAACAACATCACTTGCAGAAATAGCACTGTCTCAAAGATGCTCACTGTTGTTG CACCTGTGACCGTGACCATGGTGAAAGTCATTGGAGCCCAGCCAATACTGAACGAGagattctctctgacctgtgAGACCGCTGGAACGGTTTACTCCATTCAGTGGATGAGGAACGGCTGGCCTCTGTATGCTAGCAACAGAACAGACTTCTCTATGAACAACAATACACTGACATTCAACTCATTACAGCATTCTGACAACGGAGACTATCAGTGTTCTGCCTCCAACCCCTTCAGCAACATGACCAGCCCAGAATACAGACTGATCGTCAACT ATGGACCGGAGTTGCCTATAATAACAGGACCAGCATTAGGAGAAACAGGACACAGCGTGACcttcaactgctctgcctcctctcagcctcccagccagttcagctggttcttcaatggATCCCAGGTGGCGACTGGCTCAGTGTATGAGACGGGCCCACTGACCTTAGCCTGTCATGGGGAATACACCTGTGTGGCCTTCAACAACATCACTTGCAGAAACAGCACTGTCTCCAAGATGCTCACTATTGTTG CAACAGTGACCATGACCATTGTGAAAGTCATTGGAGCCCAGCCAATACTGAACGAGagattctctctgacctgtgAGACCGCTGGAACGGTTTATTCCATTCAGTGGATGAGGAACGGCTGGCCTCTGTatgctgacaacagaacagacttctCTATGAACAACAATACACTGACATTCAACTCTGTCCAGCATTCTGACAACGGAGACTATCAGTGTTCTGCCTCCAACCCCTTCAGCAACATGACCAGCCCAGAATACAGACTGATCGTCAACT ATGGACCGGAGATGCCTATAATAACAGGACCAGCATTTGGAGAAACAGGACACAGCGTGACcttcaactgctctgcctcctctcagcctctcagccagttcagctggttcttcaatggATCCCAGGTGGCGACCGGCTCAGTGTATGAGACGGGCCCACTGACCTTAGCCAGTCATGGGGAATACACCTGTGTGGCCTTCAACAACATTACTTGCAGAAATAGCACTGTCTCAAAGATGCTCACTGTTGTTG CAACAGTGACCGTGACCATGGTGAAAGTCATTGGAGCCCAGCCAATACTGAACGAGagattctctctgacctgtggcaccgctggaacggtttactccattcagtggatgaaaaacggctggcctctgtatgctgacaacagaacagacttctCTATGAACAACAATACACTGACATTCAACTCATTACAGCATTCTGACAATGGAGACTATCAGTGTTCTGCCTCCAACCCCCTCAGCAACATGACCAGCCCAGAATACAGACTGATCGTCAACT ATGGACCGGAGATGCCTATAATAACAGGACCAGCATTAGGAGAAACAGGACACAGCGTGACcttcaactgctctgcctcctctcagcctcccagccagttcagctggttcttcaatggATCCCAGGTGGCGACTGGCTCAGTGTATGAGATGGGCCCACTGACCTTAGCCAGTCATGGGGAATACACCTGTGTGGCCTTCAACAACATCACTTGCAGAAATAGCACTGTCTCAAAGATGCTCACTGTTGTTG CAACAGTGACCGTGACCATTGTGAAAGTCGTTGGAGCCCAGCCAATACTGAACGAGAGATTCTTTCTGACCTGTGGCACCGCTGGAACGGTTTACTCCATTCAGTGGATGAAAAACGGCTGGCCTCTGTatgctgacaacagaacagacttctCTATGAACAACAATACACTGACATTCAACTCTGTCCAGCATTCTGACAACGGAGACTATCAGTGTTCTGCCTACAACCCCTTCAGCAACATGACCAGCCAAGAATACAGACTGATCATCAACA ATGGACCGGAGTTGCCTATAATAACAGGACCAGCATTAGGAGAAACAGGACACAGCGTGACcttcaactgctctgcctcctctcagcctcccagccagttcagctggttcttcaatggATCCCAGGTGGCGACTGGCTCAGTGTATGAGACGGGCCCACTGACCTTAGCCTGTCATGGGGAATACACCTGTGTGGCCTTCAACAACATCACTTGCAGAAACAGCACTGTCTCCAAGATGCTCACTATTGTTG CAACAGTGACCATGACCATGGTGAAAGTCATTGGAGCCCAGCCTATCCTGAACGAGagattctctctgacctgtggcaccgctggaacggtttattccattcagtggatgaggaacggctggcctctgtatgctgacaacagaacagacttctCTATGAACAACAATACACTGACATTCAACTCATTACAGCATTCTGACAATGGAGACTATCAGTGTTCTGCCTCCAACCCCCTCAGCAACATGACCAGCCTATACTACAAACTGATCGTCAACT ATGGACCGGAGATGCCTATAATAACAGGACCAGAATTTGGAGAAACAGGACACAGCGTGACcttcaactgctctgcctcctctcagcctctcagccagttcagctggttcttcaatggATCCCAGGTGGCGACTGGCTCAGTGTATGAGACGGGCCCACTGACCTTAGCCAGTCATGGGGAATACACCTGTGTGGCCTTCAACAACATCACTTGCAGAAATAGCACTGTCTCAAAGATGCTCACTGTTGTTG CAACAGTGACCGTGACCATTGTGAAAGTCGTTGGAGCCCAGCCAATCCTGAACGAGAGATTCTTTCTGACCTGTGGCACCGCTGGAACGATTTACTCCATTCAGTGGATGAAAAACGGCTGGCCTCTGTatgctgacaacagaacagacttctCTATGAACAACAATACACTGACATTCAACTCATTACAGCATTCTGACAATGGAGACTATCAGTGTTCTGCCTCCAACCCCCTCAGCAACATGACCAGCCCAGAATACAGACTGATCGTCAACT ATGGACCGGAGATGCCTATAATAACAGGACCAGCATTAGGAGAAACAGGACACAGCGTGACcttcaactgctctgcctcctctcagcctcccagccagttcagctggttcttcaatgAATCCCAGGTGGCGACTGGCTCAGTGTATGAGATGGGCCCACTGACCTTAGCCAGTCATGGGGAATACACCTGTGTGGCCTTCAACAACATCACTTGCAGAAATAGCACTGTCTCAAAGATGCTCACTGTTGTTG CAACAGTGACCATGACCATGGTGAAAGTCGTTGGAGCCCAGCCAATACTGAACGAGAGATTCTTTCTGACCTGTGGCACCGCTGGAACGGTTTACTCCATTCAGTGGATGAGGAACGGCTGGCC